From the genome of Torulaspora globosa chromosome 2, complete sequence, one region includes:
- the KTI11 gene encoding Kti11p (ancestral locus Anc_7.394) produces MSTYDQVEIEDMTFDPDTQLFTYPCPCGDRFQIYIDDMYDGENIAVCPSCSLMIEVIFEKEDLQEYYKEAGSQPPEPVAVAT; encoded by the coding sequence ATGTCAACATATGATCAGGTGGAAATCGAAGACATGACTTTCGATCCTGATACACAGCTTTTCACGTATCCATGTCCTTGCGGCGATCGTTTCCAGATATACATAGATGACATGTACGATGGAGAAAACATCGCTGTATGTCCCAGTTGTTCACTGATGATCGAAGTTATctttgagaaagaagacTTGCAAGAATACTACAAAGAAGCTGGCAGTCAGCCACCAGAACCGGTCGCTGTGGCCACTTAA
- a CDS encoding 40S ribosomal protein eS8 (ancestral locus Anc_7.395), which produces MGISRDSRHKRSATGAKRAQFRKKRKFELGRQPANTKIGGKRIHAVRTRGGNKKFRALRIETGNFSWASEGVAKKTRIVGVAYHPSNNELVRTNTLTKSAIVQIDATPFRQWYEGHYGQTLGKKKNAKAAEEEAVAASKSTQKKWASRAGAAKIESSVESQFGAGRLYAAISSRPGQSGRCDGYILEGEELAFYLRRLTAKK; this is translated from the coding sequence ATGGGTATTTCTCGTGATTCTCGTCACAAAAGATCCGCTACCGGTGCTAAGCGTGCTCAattcagaaagaagagaaagttTGAATTGGGTCGTCAACCAGCCAACACCAAGATCGGTGGTAAGAGAATCCACGCTGTGAGAACCAGAGGTGGTAACAAGAAATTCAGAGCTCTAAGAATTGAAACTGGTAACTTTTCTTGGGCTTCCGAAGGTGTTGCTAAGAAGACCAGAATTGTTGGTGTCGCTTACCATCCATCTAACAACGAGTTGGTCAGAACCAACACTTTGACCAAGTCCGCTATTGTCCAAATCGATGCTACCCCATTCAGACAATGGTACGAAGGTCACTACGGTCAAACTCTCggtaagaagaagaacGCCAAGGCcgctgaggaagaagccgttGCCGCTTCCAAGAGCACTCAAAAGAAGTGGGCCTCTAGAGCCGGTGCTGCCAAGATCGAGTCCTCCGTTGAGTCTCAATTCGGTGCCGGTAGATTGTACGCCGCTATCTCTTCAAGACCAGGTCAATCTGGTAGATGTGACGGTTACATCTTGGAAGGTGAAGAATTGGCCTTCTACTTGAGAAGATTGACCGCTAAGAAATAA
- a CDS encoding uncharacterized protein (ancestral locus Anc_7.393) produces MSSDHSTPAPKELPVEPTTLKRVARPIRHVKYVPLKSLIFFSKDGPMEFSYERKIKTPISKDKLVVEVHHVGLNPIDMKIRNGYKSGVYGEIGLGREYSGVVSMVGEKLQSQWQVGDKVFGIYFHPHSGNGCLQSSILVDPSEDPILLKPENISSEEASGSLYCLGAAFNILDKLQRAGKLKPDANVLINGGTSSVGLFAVQLLKNYFHLVKKIVIITTSTGPEVYAKQFPELVDDMIFINYLNCRGKTSKPLRKMISEQKVIEYDEQTGSDVPVEYNQGKFDVVLDFIGGYDILAHSSSLIHSGGAYVTTVGDYVENYKTDVYDSWDNPSANARKMFGSMLWSYSYTHFHFDTNAKSASKNDWVNRCGEFLEKGVVKCVIDKTYHWKEHKEAFSYMATQRAQGKLIMEVERF; encoded by the coding sequence ATGTCCAGCGATCATTCTACGCCAGCTCCGAAGGAACTGCCTGTTGAACCTACTACATTGAAAAGGGTTGCCAGACCAATAAGACATGTGAAATATGTACCATTGAAATCACTGATATTCTTCTCGAAAGATGGCCCTATGGAATTTAGTTACGAAAGGAAGATCAAGACTCCAATCTCTAAGGATAAGCTGGTCGTTGAGGTTCATCATGTAGGGCTCAACCCAATAGATATGAAGATAAGAAACGGCTACAAGAGCGGTGTATACGGAGAGATAGGGCTTGGGAGGGAGTACAGTGGTGTAGTGAGCATGGTTGGCGAGAAATTGCAATCTCAGTGGCAAGTAGGAGATAAAGTTTTTGGTATTTACTTCCACCCCCATTCTGGCAATGGTTGTCTGCAGAGCTCCATCTTAGTGGACCCCAGTGAAGATCCTATACTGTTAAAGCCGGAGAATATTTCGAGCGAGGAGGCTAGTGGCTCACTGTACTGTCTGGGAGCGGCATTCAACATCCTGGACaaacttcaaagagctggaaaacTTAAGCCTGACGCCAATGTGTTGATCAACGGTGGCACGAGTTCAGTCGGTTTGTTCGCCGTACAACTGCTAAAAAACTACTTCCatttggtgaagaagatagTGATCATTACTACCAGTACCGGCCCAGAGGTGTACGCGAAGCAGTTCCCAGAGCTCGTCGACGACATGATATTCATCAATTATTTGAACTGTCGTGGTAAAACCAGTAAACCATTGAGGAAAATGATCAGTGAGCAAAAGGTGATTGAGTATGATGAGCAGACGGGCTCCGACGTCCCCGTGGAGTACAACCAGGGAAAATTCGACGTCGTCCTTGACTTTATCGGCGGATACGACATACTTGCCCATTCAAGCTCGCTGATCCACTCAGGCGGTGCGTACGTAACAACGGTCGGAGACTACGTGGAGAACTACAAAACGGACGTCTACGACTCATGGGACAACCCAAGTGCCAACGCGAGAAAGATGTTCGGGTCCATGCTTTGGTCCTACAGCTACACACATTTTCATTTCGACACGAATGCAAAATCGGCATCGAAAAACGACTGGGTCAACAGATGTGGTGAGTTTCTAGAGAAAGGTGTTGTCAAGTGTGTAATCGACAAGACCTACCACTGGAAGGAGCACAAGGAGGCCTTCTCATACATGGCCACACAACGTGCGCAAGGTAAGCTGATAATGGAAGTGGAAAGGTTTTGA
- a CDS encoding uncharacterized protein (ancestral locus Anc_7.390) → MLKRWLSRSSKRKSSAKDDSDTSSNSVVEVNYHHEAVQSTDSFLKPVRGKSMSKSKIPSAVGYNQTQSSQSSDKRSVSEQYTGNDTAISLLSTSLDTAFDASSPGLLFTNVTESMPFGDGSNKVFGYENFGNTCYCNSVLQCLYNLTEFRLQLLQYPERDPTAKRKRKSEMPGNKPRYFTESSFQHVNFGHESGGNGHHHHHHDARSVDANHGTLNGNNRINGKDNEHNGGPDGEDSNERPDSKNSNDGHKPNFLQRRNSSFLFRKLDNTTKENSETQSKEATGPVHATLMASDAMSEKLHEESRNVIVGRPLTVTSSYPEGNQTATGTGTAIKHPGSEHVANNIEATQDTATQQKTHKVFSSEQRKKAALIRGPVLNIDHQLDESNVSNLYYGLKDIFESITENLSLTGVVSPICFVDTLKRTNVLFNTTMHQDAHEFLNFLLNELSEFIQQDIDKTTDPARTYTNFINSLFQGTLTYRIKCLTCDNTTSRDEPFLDFPIEVHEEEETDIQALLQSYQQREMLSGSNKFYCNECCGLQEAERMVGLKQLPHILALHLKRFKYSEEHNSNIKLFNKIHYPLILNVCSSFCSSVRKKYELAGIVVHMGGGPQHGHYVSLCKNDKFGWLLFDDETVEVVSESTVLKFIGDKESLTTAYVLFYKELIDEEKYAKEDDKNEFEENIEQLISCDDLIRLTSQKANAQKMASAAVEEAQEHDKDEIHSERKGSSSSSKKSRPKSKLFNFMRS, encoded by the coding sequence ATGCTGAAACGATGGCTCAGTAGGTCGAGCAAGAGGAAATCCAGTGCTAAGGATGATTCCGATACGAGTTCAAACTCAGTCGTGGAAGTAAATTACCATCATGAGGCTGTTCAATCTACAGATTCTTTTCTAAAGCCAGTACGGGGAAAGTCCATGAGTAAGAGCAAGATTCCCTCCGCGGTCGGTTATAATCAGACACAGAGTTCTCAGTCCAGCGATAAACGCAGTGTTTCTGAGCAATACACTGGAAATGATACTGCGATTAGCCTGCTAAGCACTTCGTTAGATACAGCTTTCGATGCAAGCTCTCCCGGGCTTCTATTCACGAATGTAACCGAGAGCATGCCATTTGGCGATGGATCTAATAAGGTATTTGGATATGAAAACTTTGGGAACACTTGTTATTGCAACTCGGTATTGCAATGTCTGTATAATCTGACTGAGTTCcggctgcagctgctgcaatATCCGGAAAGAGATCCCACAGCAAAAAGGAAACGGAAGTCTGAGATGCCGGGCAATAAGCCTAGATATTTCACGGAGTCGAGCTTCCAGCATGTTAACTTCGGACATGAAAGCGGGGGCAATGGACACCACCACCATCATCACGATGCAAGAAGCGTCGACGCCAACCACGGCACACTCAATGGCAACAATCGTATAAATGGCAAAGATAATGAACACAATGGAGGTCCAGACGGCGAGGACAGCAACGAACGACCAGATAGTAAAAATAGCAATGATGGCCATAAGCCTAACTTCCTGCAAAGGCGAAACTCTTCCTTCCTGTTCAGGAAGCTTGACAATACAACAAAGGAGAACTCTGAGACCCAAAGTAAAGAAGCAACTGGGCCCGTGCATGCGACGCTCATGGCATCGGACGCCATGAGCGAAAAGCTTCATGAAGAGTCACGAAATGTAATAGTGGGTAGACCACTTACAGTAACCAGCTCATACCCCGAAGGCAATCAAACTGCTACTGGCACCGGGACAGCAATCAAGCATCCCGGGTCTGAACATGTAGCTAATAACATAGAGGCTACCCAAGATACGGCAACTCAGCAGAAAACTCACAAGGTTTTCTCTAGTGAACAACGGAAGAAAGCTGCATTGATACGAGGGCCGGTGTTGAACATTGACCACCAGCTGGACGAATCCAACGTTTCAAACCTATATTACGGTCTCAAGGATATATTCGAAAGTATTACTGAGAACCTGTCGCTAACCGGGGTGGTCTCACCAATCTGCTTTGTGGACACACTTAAAAGGACCAACGTCCTGTTTAATACTACGATGCACCAGGATGCCCATGAATTCTTGAATTTTCTCCTTAATGAATTGAGCGAATTCATACAGCAAGACATCGATAAAACCACTGATCCCGCAAGAACATACACAAATTTTATAAACAGCCTCTTCCAGGGAACGTTGACTTACCGCATCAAATGTTTGACGTGTGATAACACTACATCTCGGGATGAACCTTTCCTAGATTTCCCAATCGAGGTGcatgaggaagaggagacCGATATTCAGGCGCTTCTCCAGAGCTATCAGCAGCGCGAAATGCTCTCTGGTTCCAATAAGTTCTATTGTAATGAGTGTTGCGGGTTGCAAGAGGCTGAAAGGATGGTTGGGCTGAAACAATTACCTCACATTTTGGCTTTGCATTTAAAGAGATTCAAGTACTCAGAGGAGCACAATTCCAacatcaagcttttcaataaGATCCATTATCCCCTGATACTCAACGTTTGTTCATCCTTCTGCTCTTCAGTGCGCAAGAAATACGAATTGGCCGGCATTGTGGTGCATATGGGGGGAGGACCCCAACATGGGCACTACGTGTCTCTGTGCAAGAACGACAAGTTTGGCTGGTTACTATTCGATGACGAGACAGTGGAAGTCGTCAGTGAGAGTACCGTGCTCAAGTTCATAGGAGACAAAGAGTCTTTAACCACGGCATATGTTCTGTTTTACAAGGAATTGattgacgaagaaaagtACGCTAAAGAGGACGATAAAAACGAATTTGAGGAGAACATCGAGCAGCTGATATCTTGTGATGACCTTATCAGATTGACGTCCCAGAAGGCGAATGCACAGAAGATGGCAAGCGCTGCGGTAGAGGAGGCACAAGAACATGATAAGGACGAGATTCACTCGGAACGTAAAGgatcatcgtcatcctcaAAAAAGTCAAGACCTAAATCAAAGCTGTTTAATTTCATGAGGAGTTGA
- the UBC6 gene encoding E2 ubiquitin-conjugating protein UBC6 (ancestral locus Anc_7.392), protein MATQQAQKRLTKEYKLMVENPPPYILARPNENNILEWHYVITGPADTPYFEGQYHGTLTFPSDYPYKPPAIRMVTPNGRFRENTRLCLSMSDYHPNTWNPSWSVSTILNGLLSFMTGEEATTGSITTTDQQKRVLAERSMEYNTYQNLRFKMVFPDVVQENIKELEKRRASGRTREVEATKDKGDAIMQAAKEKAIALEEILDPEDRIRAEQALKTIDGKPRKDTKESYRSSSMLYIGLALLLFCLGLSMK, encoded by the coding sequence ATGGCTACGCAACAAGCTCAGAAAAGATTGACGAAGGAATATAAGCTTATGGTGGAGAATCCTCCACCATACATTCTGGCACGCCCAAACGAGAATAACATCTTGGAATGGCATTACGTTATCACCGGCCCCGCAGATACACCTTACTTCGAAGGCCAATACCATGGAACTTTGACTTTTCCGTCAGATTACCCCTACAAACCACCTGCAATTCGTATGGTTACGCCGAACGGCAGATTCCGAGAGAATACTCGACTTTGTCTGTCGATGAGCGACTACCATCCGAATACGTGGAATCCCAGTTGGTCTGTGTCGACTATTCTGAACGGGCTGTTGAGCTTTATGACTGGGGAGGAGGCTACGACGGGATCGATCACGACGACGGATCAGCAGAAGAGGGTGTTGGCGGAAAGATCAATGGAGTACAATACGTACCAGAATCTGAGGTTTAAGATGGTTTTCCCAGATGTGGTGCAAgaaaatatcaaagagctggagaaaagaAGGGCCAGTGGGAGAACGAGGGAGGTTGAAGCTACGAAGGACAAAGGAGATGCGATAATGCAAGCTGCTAAGGAGAAGGCTATCGCTCTTGAGGAGATTCTTGATCCGGAGGATAGGATACGTGCTGAGCAAGCACTCAAGACGATAGATGGGAAACCAAGGAAGGACACCAAGGAGAGTTACAGGTCGTCGTCAATGCTATACATCGGGCTGGCCTTGCTTTTGTTTTGTCTCGGGCTGTCGATGAAATGA
- a CDS encoding ribose-phosphate diphosphokinase (ancestral locus Anc_7.391): protein MDTERKEMSSNSIKLLAGNSHPELAEIIAKRLGIPLSKVGVYQYSNRETSVTIGESIRDEDVYIIQTGTGEQEINDFLMELLIMIHACKTASVRKVTAVIPNFPYARQDKKDKSRAPITAKLVANLLQTAGCDHVITMDLHASQIQGFFHIPVDNLYAEPSVLNYIRTKTDLANAILVSPDAGGAKRVASLADKLDLNFALIHKERQKANEVSRMVLVGDVTGKSCLLIDDMADTCGTLVKATNTLLDHGAKEVIAIVSHGIFSGAARERLKNSRLSRIVCTNTVPVDLDLDILDQIDISPTLAEAIRRLHNGESVSYLFTHAPM from the coding sequence ATGGATACGGAACGAAAAGAAATGTCTTCGAACAGTATAAAGTTGTTGGCTGGGAACTCGCATCCGGAGTTGGCTGAAATCATCGCGAAGAGACTGGGAATTCCGTTGTCGAAGGTGGGTGTGTATCAGTATTCGAACAGAGAGACGTCTGTTACCATTGGGGAGAGCATCCGTGACGAGGATGTTTACATTATCCAAACGGGGACCGGGGAGCAGGAGATAAACGACTTTTTAATGGAGTTGCTGATTATGATCCACGCCTGCAAGACGGCTTCTGTGAGGAAGGTTACGGCAGTTATTCCTAATTTCCCGTATGCCCGGCaggacaagaaggacaagTCGAGAGCTCCAATCACGGCGAAACTGGTGGCGAATCTACTGCAAACCGCGGGCTGTGATCACGTCATAACGATGGATTTACACGCTTCTCAGATCCAAGGGTTTTTCCATATCCCGGTTGACAACCTGTACGCTGAACCCAGTGTCCTGAACTACATTCGGACCAAGACCGACCTCGCCAACGCTATTCTTGTGTCGCCGGACGCTGGCGGTGCGAAGAGGGTGGCCTCTCTGGCGGACAAGCTGGACTTGAACTTTGCATTGATTCACAAGGAAAGACAGAAGGCAAACGAAGTCTCGAGAATGGTGCTAGTGGGCGATGTTACCGGGAAGTCGTGCCTCTTGATTGATGACATGGCAGATACATGTGGTACTCTGGTCAAAGCTACGAATACGCTGCTGGACCACGGCGCTAAGGAAGTCATTGCGATTGTTTCGCATGGGATCTTTTCCGGGGCCGCTAGAgagaggctgaagaacagcagaCTGTCGAGAATAGTTTGCACGAATACGGTGCCGGTAGACTTGGACCTTGATATACTGGATCAGATAGATATCAGTCCGACGCTTGCCGAGGCAATTAGAAGATTGCACAACGGTGAATCTGTTTCGTACTTGTTCACACATGCTCCAATGTGA